From the genome of Vicia villosa cultivar HV-30 ecotype Madison, WI linkage group LG2, Vvil1.0, whole genome shotgun sequence, one region includes:
- the LOC131647133 gene encoding putative 12-oxophytodienoate reductase 11 has protein sequence MGIKKVEMAASDPIPLVTPYKMGNFNLSHRVVLAPLTRTRSFNNVPQPHATLYYSQRASQGGLLITEATGVSDTAQGYPNTPGIWTKEQVEAWKPIVDAVHAKGGVIICQIWHVGRVSNSCYQPNGQTPISSSDKSLTSSHAQQFTPPRRLSTDEIPNIVNDFRLAARNAIEAGFDGIEIHAAHGYLIEQFMKDEVNDRTDEYGGSIENRCRFALEIVEAAVNEIGADKVGIRLSPFAEHSECGDSSPKELGLYMINALNKYNILYCHIVEPRIKSACEVDDNSPHSLVPMRKAFNGTFIVAGGYDRQDGNNAVAANKTDLVVYGRLFLANPDLPKRFALDAPLNKYNRETFYTSDPVVGYTDYPFLE, from the exons ATGGGTATCAAAAAAGTCGAAATGGCTGCTTCTGATCCTATTCCTCTTGTTACACCATACAAGATGGGAAACTTCAATCTTTCCCACAG AGTTGTTTTGGCACCACTCACTAGAACAAGATCATTCAACAACGTTCCTCAACCTCATGCTACTCTCTATTACTCTCAGAGAGCATCTCAAGGTGGTCTTCTCATAACAGAAGCTACTGGTGTCTCAGACACGGCTCAAGGCTATCCAAACACTCCGGGTATTTGGACAAAGGAACAAGTGGAAGCATGGAAACCTATTGTAGATGCTGTTCATGCGAAAGGCGGTGTCATTATCTGTCAGATTTGGCATGTTGGAAGGGTTTCAAATTCAT GTTATCAGCCTAATGGGCAAACACCGATATCTTCTTCAGATAAGTCACTCACAAGCAGTCATGCCCAACAATTCACTCCACCGAGAAGGCTAAGCACCGACGAAATTCCTAATATTGTCAATGACTTCAGACTTGCTGCAAGAAATGCTATCGAAGCTG GTTTCGATGGGATTGAAATACATGCGGCTCATGGttatttaattgaacaattcatgAAAGATGAAGTGAATGATAGAACAGATGAGTATGGTGGATCCATTGAGAATCGTTGTCGATTTGCTTTGGAAATTGTTGAAGCTGCTGTGAATGAAATAGGGGCAGATAAAGTTGGAATAAGATTATCACCTTTTGCAGAACATTCAGAATGCGGAGACTCTAGTCCTAAAGAATTAGGACTTTATATGATTAATGCTCTCAATAAGTATAATATTCTTTACTGTCACATAGTGGAACCGAGAATTAAATCTGCTTGTGAAGTGGATGATAATAGTCCTCACAGTTTGGTGCCAATGAGAAAGGCTTTCAATGGCACTTTCATAGTTGCAGGAGGTTATGACAGACAAGATGGAAACAATGCTGTTGCTGCAAACAAGACAGATCTTGTTGTTTATGGTCGTTTGTTCTTAGCTAATCCAGATTTGCCAAAGAGATTTGCACTTGATGCTCCTCTCAACAAGTATAATAGGGAGACATTCTACACTTCTGATCCGGTTGTTGGTTATACTGACTATCCATTTCTTgaatga
- the LOC131647134 gene encoding putative 12-oxophytodienoate reductase 11: MAATTIDPIPLLTPYQMGKFNLSHRVVLAPLTRMRSYNNVPQPIAINYYAQRASQGGLLIAEATGVSDTAQGYPRTPGVWTKEQVEAWKPIVDAVHAKGSVFFLQIWHVGRVSNSTYQPNGQAPISSTDKSLTSNDVKQFTAPRRLRTDEIPHIVNDFRLAARNAIEAGFDGVEIHGAHGYLLEQFMKDKVNDRTDEYGGSLENRCRFALEVVEAVVNEIGAEKVGIRLSPFAEYAESTDSDPNALGLYMVNALNKYNILYCHMVEPRIKSAIETVESPYSLVPMRKAFNGTFMVAGGYDRQDGINAIAENRADLVVYGRLFLANPDLPKRFALDAPLNKYNRETFYIPDPVVGYTDYPFLE; this comes from the exons ATGGCTGCTACCACTATTGATCCAATTCCTCTTCTCACACCTTACCAGATGGGAAAATTCAATCTTTCTCACAG AGTTGTTTTGGCACCACTCACTAGAATGAGATCGTACAACAATGTTCCTCAACCCATTGCTATCAATTATTACGCTCAGAGAGCATCTCAAGGTGGTCTTCTCATTGCTGAAGCTACTGGTGTGTCTGATACTGCTCAAGGCTATCCACGCACGCCAGGTGTTTGGACAAAAGAGCAGGTGGAAGCATGGAAACCAATTGTAGATGCTGTTCATGCTAAAGGCAGTGTCTTTTTCTTACAGATTTGGCATGTTGGAAGGGTTTCAAATTCAA CTTATCAACCTAATGGACAAGCGCCAATATCTTCTACTGACAAGTCACTCACAAGCAATGATGTCAAACAATTCACGGCCCCGAGACGACTGAGGACAGATGAAATTCCTCATATTGTCAATGACTTCAGACTTGCTGCAAGAAATGCTATTGAAGCTG GATTTGATGGTGTTGAAATCCATGGGGCTCATGGCTACCTACTTGAACAATTCATGAAAGATAAAGTGAATGACAGAACAGATGAATATGGTGGATCCCTTGAGAATCGTTGTCGATTTGCCTTGGAAGTTGTTGAAGCTGTTGTGAATGAGATAGGAGCGGAAAAAGTTGGAATTAGATTATCACCTTTTGCAGAATATGCAGAAAGCACAGACTCTGACCCTAATGCATTGGGACTTTATATGGTTAATGCCCTCAATAAATATAATATTCTCTACTGTCACATGGTGGAACCAAGAATAAAATCTGCCATTGAAACGGTTGAAAGCCCTTATAGCTTGGTGCCAATGAGAAAGGCTTTCAATGGCACTTTCATGGTTGCAGGAGGTTATGACAGACAAGACGGAATCAATGCTATTGCTGAAAACAGGGCAGATCTTGTTGTTTATGGTCGATTGTTTTTAGCAAATCCAGATTTGCCAAAGAGATTTGCACTTGATGCTCCTCTAAACAAATACAACAGGGAAACATTCTACATTCCTGATCCAGTTGTTGGTTATACTGACTACCCTTTTCTTGAATGA
- the LOC131647135 gene encoding putative 12-oxophytodienoate reductase-like protein 1, with protein MGSDSTADPIPLLTPYKMGNFNLSHRVVMAPLTRMRSYNNVPQPHAILYYTQRATKGGLLIAEATGVSDTAQGLPHTPGLWTKEQVEAWKPIVDAVHAKGSVFFCQLWHVGRASNSSCQPNGQAPISSTDKLLTNTAFQKFTPPRRLRTDEIPDIVNDFKLAARNAIEAGFDGIEIHGAHGYLFEQFMKDSVNDRTDKYGGSLENRCRFTLEVVEAIANEIGGERVGIRLSPFTEYMESGDSNPNALGLYMANALNKYNILYCHMVEPRLKHSMEPVESPHSLVPMRKAFNGTFMVAGAYDRQDGINAIAENRADLVVYGRLFLANPDLPKRFALDAPLNDYNRKTFYISDPVIGYTDYSFLE; from the exons ATGGGTTCTGATAGTACTGCTGATCCAATTCCTCTTCTTACACCTTATAAAATGGGCAATTTCAATCTCTCTCACAG AGTTGTTATGGCACCACTCACTAGGATGAGATCATACAACAATGTTCCTCAACCTCATGCTATTCTATATTACACTCAGAGAGCAACTAAAGGTGGTCTTCTCATAGCTGAAGCTACCGGTGTCTCTGACACGGCTCAAGGATTACCACATACACCGGGTCTTTGGACTAAAGAACAAGTGGAGGCATGGAAACCTATTGTCGATGCTGTCCATGCTAAAGGCAGTGTCTTTTTCTGTCAACTTTGGCATGTTGGAAGGGCTTCAAATTCAA GTTGTCAGCCGAATGGACAAGCCCCAATATCTTCTACAGATAAGTTACTCACAAACActgcttttcaaaaattcacacCTCCAAGACGATTAAGGACAGATGAAATTCCTGATATTGTCAATGACTTCAAACTTGCCGCAAGAAATGCTATTGAAGCTG GTTTTGATGGGATTGAAATCCATGGAGCTCATGGCTATTTATTCGAACAATTCATGAAAGATTCCGTGAATGACAGAACAGATAAATATGGTGGATCCCTTGAAAACCGTTGTCGGTTTACATTGGAAGTTGTTGAAGCTATTGCAAATGAGATAGGAGGAGAAAGAGTTGGAATAAGATTATCACCATTTACTGAATATATGGAAAGTGGAGACTCCAATCCCAATGCCTTGGGACTTTATATGGCTAATGCTCTCAACAAATACAATATTCTGTACTGCCACATGGTGGAACCAAGACTAAAACATTCCATGGAACCAGTTGAAAGCCCTCATAGCCTGGTGCCAATGAGAAAGGCTTTCAATGGAACTTTCATGGTTGCAGGAGCTTATGACAGACAAGATGGGATCAATGCTATTGCTGAAAATAGGGCAGATCTTGTTGTTTATGGTCGTTTGTTCTTAGCTAATCCAGATTTGCCAAAGAGATTTGCACTTGATGCCCCTCTCAATGATTACAATAGGAAGACATTCTACATTTCTGATCCAGTTATTGGTTATACTGACTACTCTTTTCTTGAATGA